A single genomic interval of Penaeus vannamei isolate JL-2024 chromosome 33, ASM4276789v1, whole genome shotgun sequence harbors:
- the LOC113830122 gene encoding glutamate-gated chloride channel, translating to MDGYVNTRPYFRGYYGMAIFNVGEGTWVLKDTMANLTLATMTMEQPEEYPLGRTVWDVLEPFCDFAVGDKINLGLSSCTIEEFMCSDGSCVPRNVRCNLREDCVDGSDENDCGIVLFSGRYASHRPPPGRTYREVLYIQPHVHIVRFSKIDDINLAFYMEFEVHLTWTDRNLKFKNIKEEEDKNKLSTEEVASIWTPEIEFLNVNDGLLKKLKSNVYARQTGEAEPPDFNDAMMETIYLPSSVALVSKTFYSASFSCNFYLFSYPFDTQMCSVLIELDSADTSVVNFINDSVIYSGLMTLPKYDITEIISQLAKKSDYAVTKVKFALERRWSLLVLTIFIPTILLLGIGYVTLFIRLAEFDVRTVMTLTTLLVLYTLFNQVSSDLPDTAYIKMIDMWFFFCIFLIFAVNILHVLVEHLPSGETNVFKISSNAENTLVSKLRKVTGPWTMKTVRVLVFPVVVFVFNLVFWLTIFTAD from the exons ATGGATGGGTATGTGAACACTCGGCCTTACTTCAGGGGTTACTACGGCATGGCCATCTTTAATGTTGGCGAAGGAACGTGGGTTCTCAAGGACACAATGGCCAACTTAACACTGGCCACCATGACCATGGAGCAGCCAGAAGAGTATCCGCTCGGACGAACCGTGTGGGACGTTCTGGAGCCTTTCTGTGACTTCGCTGTGGGAGACAAGATAAATCTGGGTTTGTCTTCGTGCACCATCGAGGAGTTCATGTGTTCTGACGGCTCGTGCGTTCCCAGGAACGTCCGCTGTAACCTGAGGGAGGACTGCGTCGACGGAAGCGACGAGAACGACTGTGGAATCGTCCTGTTCAGCGGCAGGTACGCCAGTCACCGGCCTCCCCCCGGGAGGACCTACCGGGAGGTGTTGTACATCCAGCCCCACGTCCACATCGTCAGGTTCTCCAAGATCGACGACATCAACCTCGCCTTCTACATGGAGTTCGAAGTCCACCTGACTTGGACTGACCGTAACCTGAAGTTTAAGAAcattaaggaggaggaagacaaaaacaAGTTGTCGACGGAAGAGGTTGCTTCCATTTGGACGCCAGAGATCGAGTTTCTGAACGTGAACGACGGTCTCTTGAAGAAGCTGAAGTCCAATGTGTACGCACGTCAGACGGGCGAGGCAGAACCCCCAGACTTCAATGACGCCATGATGG AGACGATCTACCTCCCCAGCAGCGTCGCCCTCGTAAGCAAGACGTTCTACTCCGCCAGCTTCTCCTGCAACTTCTACCTGTTCAGCTACCCCTTCGACACGCAGATGTGCTCGGTCCTCATCGAACTCGACTCTGCAGACACATCAGTTGTCAATTTCATT AATGACAGTGTTATTTACTCCGGTCTAATGACGCTCCCAAAATACGACATAACGGAGATCATTTCTCAGCTCGCGAAGAAGTCAGACTACGCTGTTACGAAG GTAAAATTCGCTTTGGAGAGGCGCTGGAGTCTGCTTGTGTTGACGATCTTCATCCCCACGATCCTCCTGCTGGGCATCGGCTACGTCACCCTCTTCATTCGCCTTGCGGAGTTTGAT GTGCGGACCGTCATGACGCTGACAACACTGCTGGTGCTGTACACCCTTTTCAACCAGGTGTCCAGCGACCTCCCCGACACCGCATACATCAAGATGATCGACATGTGGTTCTTCTTTtgcatcttcctcatcttcgctGTGAATATCCTGCATGTATTGGTGGAGCACCTCCCGTCAGGCGAGACCAACGTCTTTAAAATTTCCTCAAATGCCGAAAACACCCTGGTTTCAAAACTGAG GAAGGTCACCGGCCCTTGGACTATGAAGACAGTGAGAGTTCTGGTCTTCCCAGTGGTCGTGTTCGTCTTCAATCTGGTGTTCTGGCTGACCATCTTTACTGCGGATTAG